A single Acidaminococcus sp. DNA region contains:
- the rnc gene encoding ribonuclease III, translating into MKKAREEALTEFLNSLHITMQDLSLMDTALTHSSYAYEVKAEKRPEFNQRLEFLGDSVLSLVVSTYLYKQHPEMDEGRLSKFRAFLVCEETLAELAADMHLGQYLLLGKGEQHLDGEKNPSILADAFESVIGAYYLDEGYEKASQLLYELLIRRIPELTDGGISRDYKTKFQELVQKDGPVDIEYKLSAMEGPPHNRTFIMKVLVNGKECGTGKGRTKKAAEQYAARVAFKNFSK; encoded by the coding sequence ATGAAGAAAGCGCGTGAAGAAGCGCTGACGGAATTTCTAAACAGTCTCCATATTACGATGCAGGACCTGTCGCTTATGGACACGGCGCTGACCCATTCTTCCTATGCGTACGAAGTAAAGGCAGAAAAGCGTCCGGAATTCAATCAGCGTCTTGAATTTTTGGGTGACTCCGTGCTGAGTCTTGTTGTCAGCACATATCTGTATAAGCAGCATCCTGAAATGGATGAAGGCAGGCTTTCCAAGTTTCGTGCCTTTCTGGTATGCGAGGAAACACTGGCCGAGCTGGCAGCGGATATGCACCTGGGGCAGTATCTGCTCCTTGGCAAAGGGGAGCAGCATCTTGACGGGGAGAAGAATCCTTCCATCCTGGCTGATGCTTTTGAATCCGTAATTGGGGCGTACTACCTCGATGAGGGATATGAAAAAGCTTCTCAACTCCTCTACGAACTTTTGATCCGGCGGATTCCGGAACTCACTGACGGCGGCATCAGCCGCGACTACAAGACAAAGTTCCAGGAGCTGGTCCAGAAAGACGGCCCGGTGGATATCGAATACAAGTTGTCTGCCATGGAAGGGCCTCCGCACAACCGCACCTTTATCATGAAAGTTTTAGTGAACGGCAAGGAATGTGGTACCGGC
- a CDS encoding nitronate monooxygenase — translation MKLPELKIGDKVATVPIVQGGMAIRLSTAKLAASVANEGGIGLIAASGLPFDQLRKEIRLARKLSNGKGMIGINAMVAAREFKGLITTAAEEKVDLIVAGAGFSRDMFSVGREYGVPIVPIVSYAKLAKIAERLGASAIVVEGTEAGGHLGTQRSIKDILPEILSVVKIPVIAAGGAITGQDVADLLHMGASGVQMGSRFAASEESNGAPALKEFYLKMTKDDVVQIDSPVGFKGRAVLSPFSKAILEGRAPAPEKCDRCLKHCSRSFCIIRALTRAQQGDLETGLVFTGANMWKIKEILPVHEIFRRLKAELSQSL, via the coding sequence TTGAAATTGCCAGAGCTTAAGATTGGTGATAAAGTTGCCACGGTGCCTATTGTACAGGGTGGTATGGCAATTCGCCTGTCTACGGCGAAACTTGCGGCTTCGGTGGCAAATGAAGGCGGTATTGGCCTGATTGCTGCTTCCGGTCTGCCGTTTGACCAACTGCGCAAAGAAATCCGCCTTGCCAGGAAATTATCCAACGGCAAGGGAATGATTGGTATCAACGCGATGGTGGCGGCGCGTGAGTTTAAGGGACTTATCACAACCGCAGCCGAGGAAAAAGTCGATTTGATTGTGGCCGGCGCAGGCTTTTCCCGTGATATGTTTTCTGTCGGCAGGGAATATGGGGTACCCATTGTTCCCATTGTTTCATATGCTAAATTAGCGAAAATTGCTGAACGCCTGGGCGCTTCCGCCATTGTGGTAGAAGGCACAGAGGCCGGTGGTCATCTGGGAACCCAGCGTTCGATAAAAGATATTCTGCCGGAAATTTTATCCGTTGTGAAGATTCCAGTGATCGCTGCAGGCGGCGCTATTACAGGCCAGGATGTGGCGGATCTTCTTCATATGGGAGCAAGCGGAGTCCAGATGGGCAGCCGTTTTGCAGCCAGTGAGGAATCCAACGGTGCACCGGCATTGAAAGAATTTTATTTGAAAATGACCAAGGATGACGTGGTTCAGATAGATAGTCCGGTTGGTTTTAAGGGAAGAGCTGTCCTCAGTCCTTTCTCCAAGGCCATTTTGGAAGGGCGCGCTCCCGCACCGGAAAAGTGCGACCGCTGCCTGAAGCATTGTTCCCGGAGTTTTTGCATCATCCGGGCCCTGACGCGAGCTCAACAGGGAGATTTGGAAACTGGCCTTGTTTTTACCGGCGCCAATATGTGGAAAATCAAAGAAATTCTTCCTGTTCATGAAATTTTTAGAAGATTAAAAGCAGAATTAAGTCAATCTTTATAA
- the fabF gene encoding beta-ketoacyl-ACP synthase II gives MKRRVVVTGVSAITPIGIGKDEFWKNLIAGKSGIARITRFDPERTAVKIAGEVKNFDFANYGDRKEGRRMDRVTQFAVACGKMAFEDSGLKMEDEDPKRIGVCVGSGIGGMETFLEASQKLAEKGPSRISPFFIPMEIPNMSAAQIAITLGLKGPNTAIVTACATGTNCIGDSLRTIQYGDADVMLAGGAEAAVTELAIAGFENMKALSRNNDEPEKASCPFDKKRNGFVLGEGAGIIVLEELEHAKKRGAHIYAELIGYGFNSDAYHITAPEPTAEMQADCIMAAIKDGGITPDDVSYINAHGTSTHANDRNETIACKKIFGDRAKKVPISSNKSMTGHLLGAAGGMEAVASVLTIENGIIPPTINYEDVDVEEGLDLDYVPNVARKADVDVVLSNNFGFGGHNASICFRKYKG, from the coding sequence TTGAAGCGTAGAGTCGTAGTAACAGGTGTCAGCGCCATCACTCCTATTGGTATCGGCAAGGATGAGTTTTGGAAGAACCTGATTGCAGGGAAGTCCGGTATCGCCCGGATTACCCGTTTTGACCCGGAACGGACGGCTGTAAAAATTGCCGGTGAAGTCAAGAACTTTGATTTTGCCAACTATGGTGACCGTAAGGAAGGCAGACGGATGGATCGTGTAACTCAGTTTGCTGTAGCCTGCGGCAAGATGGCTTTTGAAGATTCCGGACTGAAGATGGAAGACGAAGACCCGAAGCGTATCGGTGTCTGCGTAGGTTCAGGTATCGGCGGTATGGAAACTTTCCTGGAAGCTTCTCAGAAGCTGGCAGAAAAGGGCCCGAGCCGCATCAGCCCGTTCTTCATCCCTATGGAAATTCCGAATATGTCGGCTGCCCAGATTGCTATTACCCTGGGTCTTAAGGGCCCGAACACGGCTATTGTCACGGCTTGTGCAACGGGTACCAACTGCATCGGTGATTCTCTCCGTACCATTCAATACGGGGATGCAGATGTGATGCTGGCCGGCGGTGCAGAAGCTGCCGTTACGGAACTGGCCATTGCCGGTTTTGAAAACATGAAGGCTTTGTCCCGCAACAATGACGAGCCGGAAAAAGCTTCCTGCCCGTTCGATAAGAAAAGAAACGGTTTTGTCCTGGGCGAAGGTGCCGGGATCATCGTACTGGAAGAACTGGAACACGCCAAGAAGAGAGGCGCTCATATCTATGCTGAACTGATTGGGTATGGCTTCAATTCCGATGCTTACCACATCACTGCTCCTGAACCGACTGCTGAAATGCAGGCTGACTGCATCATGGCTGCTATCAAAGACGGTGGTATTACGCCGGATGATGTCAGCTACATCAACGCACATGGTACTTCTACCCATGCCAATGACCGGAACGAAACGATTGCCTGCAAGAAGATTTTCGGCGACCGTGCCAAGAAGGTGCCTATCAGCTCCAACAAGTCCATGACGGGCCATCTGCTGGGTGCTGCCGGCGGTATGGAAGCCGTTGCTTCCGTGCTGACCATTGAAAACGGCATCATTCCTCCGACCATCAACTATGAAGATGTAGACGTAGAAGAAGGTCTTGACCTTGACTATGTTCCGAATGTCGCCCGCAAGGCAGATGTGGATGTGGTTCTGTCCAACAACTTTGGCTTCGGCGGCCATAACGCCAGCATCTGCTTCCGTAAATATAAAGGCTGA